The Pseudomonadota bacterium genome window below encodes:
- the secD gene encoding protein translocase subunit SecD — protein MIQISKWKLMFLSAICVLGIFFASPNFFDRERVQETFPEWLQPVNLGLDLQGGSQLLLEVDVEAGLKDYLDGSVDGVRTAFRGDKIGYTGLGVRKNAIRFKLRKLEDRDRAFRVLARPMQDFEIAINEQGQGQLVLKPEVIRERKSMMVRQSIEIVRRRIDEYGTAEPNIQQQGEGRILVQLPGVGDPARVRQLLGKTAKMTFRMVHPDSHVLIAKNRVPAGYERLPSEEEGLPDLIIGKRILLSGENLVSASAGFHQENNSPIVNFRFDAYGGRKFADITRKNRGRRFAIVLDNKVLSAPRINNPIPGGQAYIEGGFTVQQTTDLALLMRAGALPAPLIVIEERTVGPGLGADSIAAGKMATVIAVILVAVFMLLVYTFFGVVANIALAFNLILLIAIMSVIGATLTLPGIAGIALTIGMAVDANVLIYERIREEVRNGHKILSAIDAGYTQAMGTIIDSNLTTLIGAALLFIFGTGPIRGFAVTLSIGILVSMFTAISLTRVIVVLWYHWRRPTRIAV, from the coding sequence ATGATACAAATTTCTAAGTGGAAACTTATGTTTTTGAGTGCCATTTGTGTCTTAGGAATCTTTTTTGCCTCTCCCAACTTTTTTGATCGAGAGCGTGTGCAAGAGACATTTCCAGAGTGGCTGCAGCCGGTAAATCTCGGCTTAGATTTGCAAGGAGGATCACAACTGCTGCTCGAGGTGGATGTTGAAGCCGGCCTTAAGGACTATCTGGACGGTAGTGTGGATGGGGTGCGCACCGCATTTCGTGGTGACAAAATTGGCTATACCGGACTGGGCGTTCGTAAAAACGCCATTCGGTTTAAATTGCGTAAATTGGAAGATCGTGACCGGGCATTTAGAGTTTTGGCAAGGCCAATGCAAGATTTTGAGATTGCGATTAATGAGCAAGGGCAGGGGCAGCTTGTTTTAAAACCTGAAGTCATTCGCGAACGCAAATCGATGATGGTGCGTCAGTCAATCGAGATTGTCCGAAGACGTATTGACGAGTATGGCACGGCAGAACCTAATATCCAACAGCAAGGCGAGGGACGTATATTGGTACAGTTGCCAGGCGTCGGTGATCCGGCTAGGGTGCGCCAACTTTTGGGTAAAACAGCCAAGATGACGTTTCGGATGGTGCATCCGGATTCACATGTGCTTATTGCTAAAAATCGGGTTCCTGCAGGCTATGAGCGCTTACCTAGTGAAGAAGAGGGTCTTCCGGATTTAATTATTGGCAAACGAATTCTTCTAAGTGGGGAAAATTTAGTGAGTGCGTCTGCAGGATTCCATCAAGAAAATAACAGCCCAATTGTTAATTTCCGATTCGATGCCTATGGGGGGCGCAAGTTTGCTGATATCACCCGAAAAAATCGAGGACGGCGCTTTGCTATCGTGCTGGATAACAAGGTGCTCAGTGCCCCTAGAATAAACAATCCTATCCCCGGCGGGCAAGCCTATATAGAGGGAGGATTTACCGTGCAACAAACCACGGATTTAGCCTTGTTGATGCGAGCTGGTGCGCTTCCTGCTCCGCTTATTGTTATTGAAGAGAGGACTGTAGGGCCAGGCTTGGGTGCAGATTCCATTGCTGCTGGTAAAATGGCAACGGTGATTGCAGTGATTCTGGTTGCTGTTTTTATGTTGTTGGTTTATACGTTCTTTGGAGTCGTGGCCAACATTGCACTAGCCTTTAATTTGATTTTGTTGATTGCTATCATGTCGGTTATTGGGGCTACGCTTACTTTACCTGGAATTGCTGGCATCGCATTGACAATTGGTATGGCGGTGGATGCTAACGTTTTGATTTACGAGCGGATTCGTGAAGAAGTGCGAAATGGCCATAAAATTCTTTCAGCCATTGATGCAGGATATACCCAAGCTATGGGAACGATCATTGACTCGAATCTGACCACACTGATTGGTGCAGCGCTACTTTTCATATTTGGCACAGGTCCCATTCGTGGATTTGCGGTGACTTTATCCATTGGTATTTTGGTGTCGATGTTTACTGCAATTTCTCTGACCCGAGTGAT
- the yajC gene encoding preprotein translocase subunit YajC, giving the protein MLDFLTISPAMASAATVAGGGFGQQLYQFLPLVLIFVAFYFFLIRPQQKKAQQQREMLSALSKGDQVLTSGGILGKIVKVVSDEEVLLEISDGVQVRVVRSMITQNLSHTGSISSSNSQSVSRKKGSNVKSLTEAKKKSTTRRKTK; this is encoded by the coding sequence ATGTTAGACTTTTTGACAATTTCCCCAGCAATGGCCTCAGCTGCTACCGTGGCAGGTGGTGGGTTTGGCCAGCAACTTTATCAATTTTTACCTTTGGTTTTGATATTTGTGGCTTTTTATTTTTTTCTCATTCGACCCCAACAAAAAAAGGCACAGCAACAACGTGAGATGTTGTCTGCTCTTTCAAAAGGAGACCAAGTGCTGACTTCAGGTGGCATACTTGGGAAAATTGTCAAGGTGGTCAGTGATGAAGAAGTGCTCCTTGAGATCTCCGATGGAGTCCAAGTACGTGTGGTGCGTTCAATGATTACTCAAAATTTATCACACACGGGATCAATTTCTTCTTCTAATTCACAAAGTGTTTCCAGAAAAAAGGGTTCGAATGTAAAATCTTTGACTGAGGCTAAAAAGAAAAGCACAACACGGCGTAAGACCAAGTAG